The genomic window GGGCGGTATGGACCTATCATTCGCCCGAGGACAGCCAGACCAACGCCGACTACGCCGTGAAAGCTCAACTGCAACTGGCGCGTCTGTATCAGCAACGCGGCGAATGGCAACCCGCCGCGGACGCCTTGTCCCAGTTCATCGACGACGCCGAAGCCCCACTGTTGTACCGCATGCTGGGGCAGGCGATGCTGGTCGAAATGTCGGAACAGCAAGCGGACGTGAAAACGGCCGGGCGGTGGCGAAGCGAATTGCAGAAAAATTACGAACAGCTGGCCGCAACCAATCCGACGCATCTAGAATTGTTTCATCGCAAGGCGCCGCGCAGTGTCGCCGAACGTTTGAAGCCTCAGTAGCCTCAACAGTTTCTTTAACCAACATCTAGCGAGCATTACCGTGAAACGTTTTATTGTTCCCGTCGCCCTTCTGCTCCTCGTCGCCTGCCTGGGGACTCTCGCCATGAACTCCACGCCCACGGTCGCCGCCGAAGAAGCCGAGCCCCGCAAACTGCGTCACGTGGTGATGTTTCAATTCAAAGAAACGGCCACGCCCGAGCAGGTCAAAACGGTGGTGGACGCCTTTGCCGCATTGCCCAGCAAAATCGACAGCATCACGGGCTTCGAACACGGCACCAACAACAGCCCGGAAAATCTGAACGACGGTTTCACCCACTGCTTCACCGTAACCTTCGCATCCGAAGAAGGACGCGCCGCCTACCTGCCGCACCCGGAACACAAAGCCTTTGTCGAAGTGCTCAAACCCCATCTAGAAAAAGTGCTGGTGTTTGATTATTGGGCGAAGTAGGGCTTGCCTCCAAACTCGGGCG from Roseimaritima ulvae includes these protein-coding regions:
- a CDS encoding Dabb family protein — translated: MNSTPTVAAEEAEPRKLRHVVMFQFKETATPEQVKTVVDAFAALPSKIDSITGFEHGTNNSPENLNDGFTHCFTVTFASEEGRAAYLPHPEHKAFVEVLKPHLEKVLVFDYWAK